The window TCGACATCGGACCATTGACCGGCTTGTCCAGCAGCAGGTTACTGGGGATGTTCGGGCTGAAGCTGCGATAGGCCTTCAGTTGCACGGCCAGTTCGGCGTTGATGCGTTTGAGGTCCGCCGGGTTCGGATTGACCTGGCGCTTGTTCTTCAGGGTGATGTGTTGCTCGGGGTACTTTTTATAGCCGACCACGAACGGCTGGGTGCTGCCGCCGCTGCTGATCTGCTGGGTGCCGGGCTTGACCGTCAGCGGGATGCCGACAATCGCCAGCCAGTTGTCCTTTTCCTTGACCACCAGCACCGGTTTGCCCTGGTAACTGGCTTTTGGCGCCTGGGCCGCGCTGCCCAGGTCCACCACGGCCACGCCGCCGGGCACCGGTTTGTTCAGCAGACGGGTGATGTAACTGTCGGCGTTGGCGTTGAAGGTCAGGCACAGCAAGAGCAATGGGGCGAGATATCGCGGCATGAATCAATCCAATAGAGAAAGGGTGACCGGCGTCAGGTGATTGTCTTCGACCCGCACCAGCAGTTCGCCTTCACCGAGCCGCGCGGTCAGGCGCTGGCCGGTTTGGGTCTGCGCGGCGTTGCGGATCGCCTGGCCGCGTTCGTCGAGCAAAATACTGTAGCCGCGGCCGAGGGTCGCCAGGGGGCTGACGATGTGCAGCGTCTGCATCTGGTTTTGCAGTTGCAGGCGTCGCGCCTTCAGGCCCTCGCGCATGGCCCGGGGCAGGCGCGCGGCGAGGCTGTCCAGGCGTTGGCGCAGCAGTGCCAGGTGCCGCCCCGGATGTTGCGCGGCCAGGCGGGTTTCCAGGCGGATCAGGCGTTCGCGGCGGGTATTGAGGCTGCGCTCGAAAGCCCGGCGCATGCGCATGTCCAGGTCGTCGAGGCGCTGGGCTTGCTGGCGTAGGCGCTCACCGGGGTGGCGCAGGCGTCGGGTCAGCCCTTCGAGGCGCAGTTGATCGCGCATCAGGCGATCGCGCATGCGCATCACCAGCCGCCGGTGCAGGCTTTCGACCCGGCGCACCAGGTCGCCGGCATCGGGGGCCAGCAGTTCGGCAGCGGCGGACGGGGTCGGGGCGCGCACGTCAGCGACGAAATCGCTGATGGATACGTCGGTTTCATGGCCGACGGCGCTGACGATCGGCGTGACGCAGGCGTCCACCGCCCGGGCCACGGCTTCTTCGTTGAAGCACCACAAGTCTTCCAGCGAGCCGCCGCCTCGGGCCAGGATCAGCGCATCGAACCCCCGGGCATCCGCCAGTTTCAGCGCACGGACGATTTGCGCGGTGGCTTCGCGGCCCTGTACGGCGGTGGGGATCAGCGTCAGGGAAATCTGCGGCGCACGGCGGCGGAACACGCTGATGATGTCGCGGATCACCGCGCCGGTGGGCGAACTGATGATGCCGATGCGTTGCGGATGGGCCGGCAGCGGCACCTTGCGCTCGGCGCTGAACAGGCCTTCGGCGCTGAGCTTTTCCTTGAGCGCATCGAAGGCCAGGCGCAGGGCGCCATCGCCGGCCGGTTCCACGGTGTCGAGAATCAGCTGATAGTCGCCGCGGCCCTCGAACAGTGAGACCTTGCCGCGTACTTTCACCGCCAGTCCGTCTTTGAGGGCTTGAC is drawn from Pseudomonas rhizophila and contains these coding sequences:
- a CDS encoding peptidoglycan DD-metalloendopeptidase family protein, which codes for MPRYLAPLLLLCLTFNANADSYITRLLNKPVPGGVAVVDLGSAAQAPKASYQGKPVLVVKEKDNWLAIVGIPLTVKPGTQQISSGGSTQPFVVGYKKYPEQHITLKNKRQVNPNPADLKRINAELAVQLKAYRSFSPNIPSNLLLDKPVNGPMSSKFGVRRFFNGEERNPHAGLDFAVPAGTPIKTPAAGKVILTGNYFFNGNTVFVDHGQGFISMFCHMSKIDVKVGQQLKRGTVVGKVGSTGRATGPHMHWNISLNDARVDPAIFIGAFQP
- the xseA gene encoding exodeoxyribonuclease VII large subunit → MIKDPFARLGLDREVLTVSQLNGRARVLLEDVFSNIWVEGEISNLARPASGHVYFTLKDSGAQVRCALFRQNAARVRQALKDGLAVKVRGKVSLFEGRGDYQLILDTVEPAGDGALRLAFDALKEKLSAEGLFSAERKVPLPAHPQRIGIISSPTGAVIRDIISVFRRRAPQISLTLIPTAVQGREATAQIVRALKLADARGFDALILARGGGSLEDLWCFNEEAVARAVDACVTPIVSAVGHETDVSISDFVADVRAPTPSAAAELLAPDAGDLVRRVESLHRRLVMRMRDRLMRDQLRLEGLTRRLRHPGERLRQQAQRLDDLDMRMRRAFERSLNTRRERLIRLETRLAAQHPGRHLALLRQRLDSLAARLPRAMREGLKARRLQLQNQMQTLHIVSPLATLGRGYSILLDERGQAIRNAAQTQTGQRLTARLGEGELLVRVEDNHLTPVTLSLLD